In Populus nigra chromosome 1, ddPopNigr1.1, whole genome shotgun sequence, one genomic interval encodes:
- the LOC133689046 gene encoding two-pore potassium channel 1, with protein sequence MACNGAKKPLLSGLVDSTSQRIDECTPYRRRFRRVKSAPVTELIPSDISGNGPVPRYESFFGGRHESLKQVAVFLAVYLGLGTLCFYVFRDDIKGKKSNPILDSLYFCIVTMTTVGYGDLVPDSAPVKLLACVFVFTGMLLIGLILSKAADYLVEKQEILLIKALRMHRKLDPAAFLKEIETNKVKYKCYLAIIILSVLMLVGTIFLYMVEDLDIIDAFYCVCSTVTTLGYGDKSFSTVYGRMFAVFWILTGTIALGQLFLYIAELFTESRQRALVNWVLTRRMTHLDLEAADIDDDGVVGAAEFVVYKLKEMGKISEEDIALVMKEFEDLDVDQSGTLSVSDIMAQTTQTHK encoded by the exons ATGGCTTGCAATGGTGCAAAAAAGCCCTTGCTGTCAGGATTGGTGGATTCCACCTCTCAAAGAATTGATGAATGTACTCCCTACAGAAGAAGGTTTCGCCGTGTTAAAAGTGCTCCTGTAACAGAGCTTATTCCTTCAGATATTAGTGGCAATGGACCAGTTCCACGTTATGAATCCTTTTTTGGGGGACGTCACGAGAGCCTGAAGCAAGTAGCTGTATTCTTGGCTGTCTACTTGGGTCTTGGCACtctatgtttttatgttttcaggGATGATATCAAAGGGAAGAAATCAAATCCGATTCTtgattctttatatttttgtatcgtAACGATGACCACTGTAGGATACGGAGACCTGGTGCCTGATAGTGCTCCTGTGAAATTACTTGCCTGTGTTTTTGTCTTCACAGGGATGCTTCTTATTGGATTGATACTCAGCAAAGCAGCAGACTATTTGGTGGAGAAGCAGGAAATATTACTGATTAAAGCTCTCCGCATGCACCGAAAACTTGATCCAGCTGCATTTCTTAAGGAAATTGAAACCAACAAGGTCAAATACAAATGCTATTTGGCCATAATTATTCTTTCAGTGCTTATGCTGGTTGGAACCATTTTCCTATACATGGTTGAGGACTTGGACATCATTGATGCTTTCTACTGTGTCTGCTCTACCGTTACAACTCTAGGTTATGGAGACAAGAGCTTCTCAACTGTATATGGCCGTATGTTTGCTGTATTTTGGATACTGACGGGTACTATTGCTTTAGGCCAGTTATTTCTTTACATTGCTGAGCTATTCACTGAAAGCAGACAGAGGGCATTGGTGAACTGGGTTCTTACCAGAAGGATGACCCATTTAGATTTAGAGGCAGCAGACATAGATGATGATGGTGTTGTTGG GGCTGCCGAGTTCGTTGTATATAAGCTTAAAGAGATGGGAAAGATCAGCGAAGAAGATATTGCACTAGTAATGAAGGAGTTTGAGGATCTTGATGTTGATCAATCTGGAACCTTGTCAGTTTCTGATATCATGGCACAGACAACTCAAACACACAAGTGA
- the LOC133690344 gene encoding meiotic recombination protein SPO11-1, translating to MERNASSRALLSKIKDLTASLVKELSEGRSPNICIHKFRNYCTDPNSNCLCSSDLPKGQQVLTLTRQCHACRIDVLLRVLVIVQKLLQENRHGSKRDIYYMHPSVFSEQSVVDRAINDICILLQCSRHNLNVVSVGNGLVMGWLQFLEAGRKFDCISSPTTAYTIPVHVEEVKDIVSVAKYILIVEKESVFQRLGNDKFCNANRCIVITGRGYPDIPTRRFLRLLVEKLCLPVYCLVDCDPYGFDILTTYRFGSMQMAYDAKILRVPEVQWLGAFPSDFEKYDLPQQCLLPLTAEDKRRTETMLLRCYLQKEVPEWRLELELMLQKGVKFEIEAFSVHTLSFLSEQYIPSKIPKVEMLPGNNFKS from the exons atggagagaaatgcaagctcaAGAGCTTTACTCTCAAAAATCAAAG ATTTGACTGCATCATTAGTGAAAGAGCTAAGCGAGGGACGATCTCCTAACATTTGCATCCACAAATTTAGGAACTACTGCACCGATCCCAATTCAAACTG CTTGTGCAGCTCTGATTTGCCAAAGGGGCAACAAGTTCTCACACTTACGAGACAATGTCATGCGTGTAGAATTG ATGTCTTGCTGAGAGTGCTGGTGATTGTTCAGAAACTTCTGCAAGAGAACCGACATGGGTCTAAGAGAGATATATATTACATGCACCCATCTGTGTTTTCAG AACAGTCTGTCGTGGACCGCGCAATTAATGACATATGCATCCTTCTGCAATGCAGTCGTCACAACCTAAATGTG GTCTCTGTTGGAAACGG GTTGGTAATGGGATGGTTACAGTTCTTGGAAGCTGGGAGGAAATTTGATTGCATAAGTTCTCCTACCACT GCCTATACCATCCCTGTGCACGTTGAGGAAGTCAAAG ATATTGTCAGTGTTGCCAAATACATACTCATTGTGGAGAAGGAATCAG TATTCCAGCGTTTAGGAAATGATAAGTTCTGTAATGCAAACCGCTGTATTGTGATCACT GGAAGAGGGTATCCAGATATTCCCACCAGAAG GTTCCTGCGGCTACTTGTTGAGAAGCTGTGTCTGCCTGTCTACTGTTTAGTAGATTGTGATCCATATGGCTTTGACATCCTGACTACCTATCGATTTGGTTCCATG CAAATGGCATATGATGCAAAAATTTTGCGTGTCCCGGAGGTACAATGGCTTGGAGCTTTTCCTTCGGATTTTGAGAAATATGATCTTCCGCAACAGTGTTTGCTCCCATTGACAGCAGAGG ACAAGAGAAGAACCGAGACTATGTTACTCAGATGCTACCTTCAAAAGGAAGTGCCGGAATGGAG GTTGGAGCTAGAGCTAATGTTGCAAAAGGGAGTAAAATTCGAGATTGAAGCATTTTCTGTGCACACCCTTTCCTTCTTGTCAGAGCAGTACATACCTTCGAAGATTCCGAAAGTTGAAATGCTCCCTGGAAACAACTTCAAGAGTTGA
- the LOC133690350 gene encoding uncharacterized protein LOC133690350 isoform X1, whose product MFLVLNLFFSLKKLCSKSAGKKNTQHCSKYLQMDSNAQMSCMMRVNVHCDGCKRQMMEVLQNLKGVYSVVLDAEQGTVKVIGKVNPTTILNVFDKYGKHGEVSSLRFDGEVMEQIPYSFYGDNPYNPHEVPYPPIPIPYHFFRGPEQQLYGRNPYPMPPPLLGTMPPQQYPPPPLPQHQQQQKPSPVSKAPSAPPAPLSPDPKCCTIM is encoded by the exons ATGTTTCTGGTATTAAATCTCTTCTTCTCCCTCAAGAAACTTTGTTCCAAGtctgctggaaaaaaaaatacacagcaTTGTTCCAAGTACCTTCAAATGGACTCCAATGCACAGATG AGTTGTATGATGAGAGTGAATGTCCATTGTGATGGGTGTAAAAGGCAAATGATGGAAGTGTTACAGAATCTAAAAG GAGTATATTCTGTGGTTCTAGATGCAGAACAAGGGACAGTGAAGGTCATTGGAAAAGTAAATCCCACAACAATTTTGAATGTCTTTGATAAATATGGGAAACATGGAGAGGTCTCATCTCTTAGGTTTGATGGTGAGGTCATGGAACAAATACCTTATTCATTTTATGGAGATAATCCTTATAATCCACATGAGGTACCATACCCTCCAATTCCAATTCCATATCATTTCTTTAGAGGGCCAGAACAACAATTGTATGGGAGAAATCCGTATCCAATGCCACCGCCTCTGCTAGGGACAATGCCACCGCAGCAGTATCCACCACCTCCTCTACCACAGCATCAACAGCAGCAGAAGCCATCACCAGTCAGTAAAGCTCCATCAGCACCGCCAGCACCCCTTTCACCTGACCCTAAATGTTGCACCATAATGTGA
- the LOC133690350 gene encoding uncharacterized protein LOC133690350 isoform X2, with amino-acid sequence MFLVLNLFFSLKKLCSKSAGKKNTQHCSKYLQMDSNAQMSCMMRVNVHCDGCKRQMMEVLQNLKVYSVVLDAEQGTVKVIGKVNPTTILNVFDKYGKHGEVSSLRFDGEVMEQIPYSFYGDNPYNPHEVPYPPIPIPYHFFRGPEQQLYGRNPYPMPPPLLGTMPPQQYPPPPLPQHQQQQKPSPVSKAPSAPPAPLSPDPKCCTIM; translated from the exons ATGTTTCTGGTATTAAATCTCTTCTTCTCCCTCAAGAAACTTTGTTCCAAGtctgctggaaaaaaaaatacacagcaTTGTTCCAAGTACCTTCAAATGGACTCCAATGCACAGATG AGTTGTATGATGAGAGTGAATGTCCATTGTGATGGGTGTAAAAGGCAAATGATGGAAGTGTTACAGAATCTAAAAG TATATTCTGTGGTTCTAGATGCAGAACAAGGGACAGTGAAGGTCATTGGAAAAGTAAATCCCACAACAATTTTGAATGTCTTTGATAAATATGGGAAACATGGAGAGGTCTCATCTCTTAGGTTTGATGGTGAGGTCATGGAACAAATACCTTATTCATTTTATGGAGATAATCCTTATAATCCACATGAGGTACCATACCCTCCAATTCCAATTCCATATCATTTCTTTAGAGGGCCAGAACAACAATTGTATGGGAGAAATCCGTATCCAATGCCACCGCCTCTGCTAGGGACAATGCCACCGCAGCAGTATCCACCACCTCCTCTACCACAGCATCAACAGCAGCAGAAGCCATCACCAGTCAGTAAAGCTCCATCAGCACCGCCAGCACCCCTTTCACCTGACCCTAAATGTTGCACCATAATGTGA
- the LOC133692189 gene encoding uncharacterized protein LOC133692189, translating to MNRAKHPNLRALSKLTESRILKKITQLLLSVSVFSLLLSNYSSGPSFLHSLFFYLSTVPVQLFTHTLDKNCIFLLCNGLLVFVARYSGLAPTIDDHQSFKKYEDATSESRMPVLPGDGSGLVENVDGFLQENIAVTQEDGFVNDNDHGRTEDREIEELIVGDREEKDDDKGDGGIGLLIIGKEGDHGSELSLQGHEEVESLNDEEFHATTQEEYQAEYYVDDGEENGVLSTQELNEKFEEFIRKTKEEIRTEAQQQYLVMAN from the coding sequence atgaacCGAGCTAAGCATCCAAACCTACGAGCCCTGAGTAAGCTAACAGAGTCTCGGATTCTAAAGAAAATAACCCAATTGCTACTCTCAGTTTCAGTGTTCTCCTTGCTTTTATCTAATTATTCCTCTGGGCCTTCTTTCCTTCATTCCTTGTTCTTCTACTTGTCTACAGTCCCTGTCCAGTTGTTTACCCATACCTTAGACAAGAACTGCATCTTCCTCCTCTGCAATGGACTCCTAGTTTTCGTCGCTAGATACTCGGGTTTGGCCCCCACTATTGATGATCATCAGTCTTTCAAGAAGTATGAAGATGCCACATCGGAGTCTAGAATGCCAGTGCTGCCGGGGGATGGATCAGGTTTGGTGGAGAATGTTGATGGTTTCCTGCAAGAAAACATTGCTGTCACGCAAGAAGATGGGTTCGTGAATGATAATGATCATGGACGAACAGAAGATAGAGAAATTGAGGAGCTCATCGTGGGAGATCGAGAAGAAAAGGATGATGACAAGGGAGATGGAGGAATTGGGCTCTTGATTATTGGGAAAGAAGGAGACCATGGAAGTGAACTGTCTCTTCAAGGACACGAGGAGGTAGAGTCCTTGAATGATGAGGAATTCCATGCCACTACTCAAGAAGAATATCAAGCAGAATATTATGTCGACGATGGTGAAGAAAATGGAGTGCTGAGTACACAAGAGTTGAACGAGAAGTTTGAAGAATTCATTAGAAAGACGAAAGAAGAGATAAGAACTGAAGCTCAACAACAATATCTAGTCATGGCTAATTAA